From Fundulus heteroclitus isolate FHET01 chromosome 14, MU-UCD_Fhet_4.1, whole genome shotgun sequence, the proteins below share one genomic window:
- the LOC105919679 gene encoding tripartite motif-containing protein 16-like has translation MEHSGGHLDQDNLSCSICLDLLKEPATIPCGHSYCMNCITDHWNEEDQRRIPSCPQCRKEFTPRPVLEKNITLAALVEDLKKNGLQTAPADLCYAGPEDVACDVCTGRKMKAVKSCLVCLVTYCENHLQPHHDVPGLKKHKLVNPSKNLHENICSHHDEVMKIFCRTDQQCICYLCLMDKHKGHDTVPAAAGRAEKQKELQVSRQQIQQRIQDQEKDVKLLQQEVEAINVSADKAVEDSEKIFTEMIGLIQKRSSDVKQQIRSQQETEVSRVKELQEKLEQEITELKRKDAELEQLSDTEDHNQFLLNYPSLSALSESTHSTSINVRPLRYFEDVTAAVSELREKLQGLLKDKGTNISQKVTEVDVLLSESEQKTRAGFLKYSQVITLDPNSANRFLLLSKRSRKVTKIKLEQSCSSHPDRFTDWYQVLSRESLTGRCYWEVEWEGTVDVAVSYKNISRAGGLDECLFGFNDKSLSLHCNKDSYTFYHNRVKTPVSGPVSSRVGVYLDHRAGILSFYSVSETMTLLHRVQTKFTQPLYVGIWLYDDGSFVEFV, from the coding sequence ATGGAGCACAGTGGAGGTCACCTAGACCAAGATAACTTATCTTGTTCCATCTGTTTGGATCTCCTGAAGGAACCGGCGActattccctgtggacacagctactgtatgaacTGTATTACAGACCACTGGAATGAAGAGGATCAGAGGAGAATCCccagctgccctcagtgcaggaAAGAGTTCACACCGAGGCCTGTTCTGGAGAAAAACATCACATTAGCTGCTTTAGTGGAGGATCTGAAGAAGAATGGACTCCAAACCGCTCCAGctgatctctgctatgctggacctgaagatgtggcctgtgacGTCTGCACTGGGAGGAAGATGAAGGCTGTTAAGTCCTGTCTGGTCTGTTTAGTGACTTATTGTGAGAATCACCTCCAGCCTCACCATGATGTTCCTGGACTgaagaaacacaagctggtgaatccctccaagaacctccatgagaacatctgctctcatcatgatgaggtgatgaagatcttctgtcgtactgatcagcagtgtatctgttatctctgctTAATGGATAAACATAAAGGCCACGACACAGTCCCAGCTGCAGCAGGAAGGGCTGAGAAGCAGAAGGAGCTCCAGGTGAGTCGACAACaaatccagcagagaatccaggaccaagagaaagatgtgaagctgcttcaacaggaggtGGAGGCTATCAATGTCTCTGCTGATAaagcagtggaggacagtgagaagatcttcactGAGATGATCGGTTTgatccagaaaagaagctctgatgtgaagcagcagatcagatcccagcaggaaactgaagtgagtcgagtcaaagagcttcaggagaagctggagcaggagatcactgagctgaagaggaaagacgctgagctggagcagctctcagacacagaggatcacaaccagtttctcctcaactacccctcactgtcagctctcagtgagtctacacactcaaCCAGCATCAATGTTCGTCCTCTGAGatactttgaggatgtgacagcagctgtgtcagagctcaggGAGAAACTACAGGGCCTCTTGAAAGACAAAGggacaaacatctcacagaaAGTCACTGAAGTGGATGTTTTACTGTCCGAATCAGAACAAAAGACCAGAGCTGGATTCTTAAAATATTCACAAGTAATCACTCTCGATCCAAACTCAGCAAACAGATTTCTCTTATTATCTAAGCGGAGCAGAAAAGTAACAAAGATTAAACTAGAACAGTCTTGTTctagtcatccagacagattcactgATTGGTATCAGGTTCTGAGCagagagagtctgactggacgttgttactgggaggtggagtggGAAGGAACAGTTGATGTAGCAGTTTCATACAAGAACatcagcagagcaggaggaTTAGATGAATGTTTATTTGGATTCAATGACAAATCTTTGTCATTACATTGTAACAAAGATAGTTACACTTTTTATCACAACAGAGTTAAAACTCCAGTATCAGGTCCAGTttcctccagagtaggagtgtacctggatcacagagcaggtattctgtctttctacagcgtctctgaaaccatgactctcctccacagagtccagaccaagTTCACTCAGCCTCTATATGTTGGGATATGGCTTTATGATGATGGATCTTTTGTTGAGTTTGTTTGA
- the LOC118565810 gene encoding E3 ubiquitin/ISG15 ligase TRIM25-like produces the protein MEQKELQLYLNMSCSICLDLLKDPVTIPCGHSYCMDCIKEHWNEEDQTRIPSCPQCRKEFIPRPVLEKNITLATLVEDLKKTGLQAAPAEFCCAGPEDVACDVCTGRKMKASKSCLVCLASYCEKHLQPHHDVPGLKKHTLVNPSKNLQQYICSRHDEVMKIFCRTDQQCICYLCTMDEHKGHETVPAAAERAEKQKELQVRRQQIQQRIQDQEKDVKLLQQEVEAINVSADKTVEDSEKIFTEMICLLLKRRSNVKQQIRSQQETEVSRVKELQEKLEQEIPELKSKDAELKQLSVTEDHNQFLLNYPSLSALSESTHSTTINIRPLRYFEDVTAAVYF, from the exons ATGGAGCAGAAAGAATTACAACTATACCTAAATATGTCGTGTTCCATCTGTCTGGACCTACTGAAGGATCCGGTGActattccctgtggacacagctactgtatggACTGCATTAAAGAACACTGGAATGAAGAGGATCAGACAAGAATCCccagctgccctcagtgcaggaAAGAGTTCATACCGAGGCCTGTTCTGGAGAAAAACATCACATTAGCTACTTTAGTGGaggatttaaagaaaactggactccaagctgctccagCTGAGTTCTGCTgtgctggacctgaagatgtggcctgtgatgTCTGCACTGGGAGGAAGATGAAAGCTTCTAAGTCTTGTCTGGTCTGTTTGGCCTCTTATTGTGAGAAACACCTCCAACCTCACCATGATGTTCCTGGACTGAAGAAACACACGCTGGTGAACCCCTCCAAGAACCTGCAGCAGTACATTTGCtctcgtcatgatgaggtgatgaag ATcttctgtcgtactgatcagCAGTGTATATGTTATCTCTGCActatggatgaacataaaggccatGAAACAgtcccagctgcagcagaaagggcTGAGAAGCAGAAGGAGCTTCAGGTGAGACGACAACaaatccagcagagaatccaggatcaagagaaagatgtgaagctgcttcaacaggaggtGGAGGCCATCAATgtctctgctgataaaacagtggaagacagtgagaagatcttcactGAGATGATCTGTCTCCTCCTGAAAAGAAGGTCtaatgtgaagcagcagatcagatcccagcaggaaactgaagtgagtcgagtcaaagagcttcaggagaagctggagcaggagatcccGGAGCTGAAGAGcaaagacgctgagctgaagcagctctcagtcaCAGAGGATCACAATCAGTTTCTCCtcaactacccctcactgtcagcactcagtgagtctacacatTCAACCACCATCAATATTCGTCCTCTGAGATACTTTgaagatgtgacagcagctgt
- the LOC105921123 gene encoding tripartite motif-containing protein 16-like: MEQRGVQLDQANLSCSICLDLLKDPVTIACGHSYCMNCIKEFWDGKDQRRIYSCPQCRKEFTPRPVLVKNIVLATLVEDLQKTGLQAAPADLCSVRPEDVACDVCKGRKMKAVKSCVVCLVSYCEKHLKPHYESPAFEKHRLVDPSKKLKKNICSRHDEVMKIFCRTDQQCICYLCTMDEHKGHETVPAAAERAEKQKELQVSRQQIQQRIQDQEKDVKLLQQEVEAINVSADKAVEDSEKIFTEMIRLIQKRSSDVKQQIRSQQETEVSRVKELQEKLEQEITELKRKDAELKQLSDTEDHNQFLLNYPSLSALSESTHSSSINIRPLRYFEDVTAAVSELRDQLQDILRDTGIDISLKVTEAEVLLSEPEPEPKTRAGFLKYSQDITLDPNTVNKNLLLSEGSRKVTLLKQQQSYPDHPDRFIDWLQVLSRESLTGRCYWEVEWKGGGVNIAVLYKNISRAGGLLDCLFGFNDKSWTLCCDTKCYTFYHNTVKIPVSGPVSSRIGVYLDHRAGILSFYSISDTMTLLHRFQTTFTQPLHAGLGFYLCGSSAELMKLK; the protein is encoded by the coding sequence ATGGAGCAGAGAGGAGTTCAACTAGACCAAGCTAACTTATCTTGTTCCATCTGTTtggatctactgaaggatccggtgactattgcctgtggacacagctactgtatgaacTGCATTAAAGAGTTCTGGGATGGAAAAGATCAGAGGAGAATCtacagctgccctcagtgcaggaAAGAGTTCACACCGAGGCCTGTCCTGGTGAAAAACATTGTGTTAGCTACTTTAGTCGAGGATCTGCagaagactggactccaagctgctccggctgatctctgctctgttagacctgaagatgtggcctgtgatgTCTGCAAGGGAAGGAAGATGAAAGCAGTTAAATCCTGCGTGGTCTGTTTGGTTTCTTACTGTGAGAAACATCTTAAGCCTCATTACGAATCTCCTGCTTTTGAAAAACACAGGCTAGTGGACCCCTCCAAGAAGCTCAAAAagaacatctgctctcgtcatgatgaggtgatgaagatcttctgtcgtactgatcagcagtgtatctgttatctctgcactatggatgaacataaaggccatGAAACAgtcccagctgcagcagaaagggcTGAGAAGCAGAAGGAGCTCCAGGTGAGTCGACAACaaatccagcagagaatccaggaccaagagaaagatgtgaagctgcttcaacaggaggtGGAGGCCATCAATGTCTCTGCTGATAaagcagtggaggacagtgagaagatcttcactgagatgatccgtctcatccagaaaagaagctctgatgtgaagcagcagatcagatcccagcaggaaactgaagtgagtcgagtcaaagagcttcaggagaagctggagcaggagatcactgagctgaagaggaaagacgctgagctgaagcagctctcagacacagaggatcacaaccagtttctcctcaactacccctcactgtcagcactcagtgagtctacacactcatccagcatcaatATTCGTCCTCTGAGatactttgaggatgtgacagcagctgtgtcagagctcagagatcaactacaggacatcctgagagacACAGGGATAGACATCTCACTGAAAGTCACAGAAGCGGAGGTTCTACTGTCCGAACCAGAGCCAGAACCAAAGACCAGAGCTGGATTCCTAAAATATTCACAAGATATTACTCTGGACCCAAACACAgtaaacaaaaatctgttattGTCTGAGGGGAGCAGAAAAGTAACATTACTGAAACAACAACAGTCttatcctgatcatccagacagattcatTGATTGGCTTCAGGTCctgagtagagagagtctgaccggacgttgttactgggaggtggagtggaAAGGAGGTGGAGTTAATATAGCAGTTTTATACAAGAACatcagcagagcaggaggaTTACTTGACTGTTTATTTGGATTCAATGACAAATCCTGGACATTATGTTGTGACACAAAATGTTACACGTTTTATCACAACACAGTTAAAATTCCAGTCTCTGGTCCAGTTTCCTCCAGAATAGGAGTGTACttggatcacagagcaggtattctgtctTTCTACAGCATCTCTGAcaccatgactctcctccacagattcCAGACCACATTCACCCAGCCTCTACATGCTGGACTTGGATTTTACTTGTGTGGATCCTCTGCTGAGTTGATGAAACTGAAATAG